One window from the genome of Lacerta agilis isolate rLacAgi1 chromosome 16, rLacAgi1.pri, whole genome shotgun sequence encodes:
- the MISP3 gene encoding uncharacterized protein MISP3: MSTETLPLPPPAAGLCHRDQENSGVDVFRDMVESGTMAENVPIATPPDDSLVPSLDVATGSLAKDNVLQEQSASGQEGNHFERAPPSPVTSPERTEMAEVSKSPDQAQDGGYSAHQDKTPCLSPEQPNAEDVASLLAQGGHGSQSVCRDKMPGAQCPSGTLEQLAQEEEAGLNHCNEKNGAGPTDSLKQLGHGQEEKGTLLLLLHCAETSGVSSEQQKFTSTSNQLDVWEESGIVGSHSQDPASESLEEPEIVCCRGNSQVDCVATTASSEPPSISLPGTNSPKQSWEGDGLVFPSHHPSSAPCAEHQETIDAASVDQDIKPGCSETVEAGKEESTPRELGDQSQTVEKQDAQDAERTPAGLSLAASVDSQPDVGTYCQQRAAGADGDTPLQPAPRQSPGATGESSGPAHWGLAPDCGRQEREGLAAEESSGNGSQAQGEAGAKAALESEKGEEASISAGPGEATCVPESAKDLAGAKDPAGESPGLESPSGTRDPAGPQDQAGTMVLASVEDPLGARDRAGSQDLSSTTCPVAVSEHSTSSLKPGDQSLLGARDPASTEDLVSPADPVRATSTPSGPSGTGGMEWTGNATEHTEALHPATETPIEREIRLHQEREEHLRRQRGLASPWGTQEYVEVRIRPILNQNVGPPMLPKEKERQWAGVQMQREIQRECQREEDLVQLGKVRGAYDRGTPQEMQEKLMIFEQHPSPEPPAPRKMLCSSPRGARGLSFAEANSTANMVIVDSGALLRAQRPLPERTPASANPFFCLRAKSPQSLLEQEVQEAQERERELQRQRHNLYGSALPCQAAEASAQDEEVPSQPERPSCKKLDVTWPPPSPPETSQVNGLHQPERSPRILRRQRSALIQRWESGAVGNQDSED, encoded by the exons ATGAGCACCGAAActctgccactgcctcccccagctgCTGGGTTGTGCCACAGAGACCAGGAGAACTCCGGGGTGGATGTATTCAGGGACATGGTGGAAAGCGGGACTATGGCTGAAAATGTCCCCATAGCCACCCCACCCGACGACTCCTTGGTCCCCTCACTCGATGTTGCCACTGGTTCCCTTGCCAAAGACAATGTGCTGCAGGAACAGTCCGCCTCAGGACAGGAAGGCAACCATTTTGAGAGGGCACCCCCGTCTCCAGTCACGTCTCCAGAGAGGACTGAAATGGCAGAGGTCTCCAAGTCACCAGACCAAGCGCAAGATGGCGGCTATTCCGCTCACCAAGACAAGACGCCATGTCTCTCCCCGGAGCAACCGAATGCTGAGGATGTTGCAAGCCTGTTGGCCCAAGGGGGACATGGCAGCCAATCTGTGTGTCGTGACAAGATGCCGGGTGCCCAGTGTCCTTCTGGGACCTTGGAACAGCTGGCGCAAGAGGAGGAGGCCGGTCTGAATCACTGCAATGAGAAGAACGGAGCTGGGCCCACTGACTCCTTGAAACAGTTGGGGCATGGCCAAGAAGAAAAaggaactcttcttcttcttcttcattgtgcGGAGACCTCAGGTGTTTCTTCGGAGCAACAGAAATTCACCAGCACCTCAAATCAACTGGACGTATGGGAGGAGAGTGGCATTGTGGGTAGTCACAGCCAGGATCCTGCTTCAGAATCTCTAGAGGAACCTGAAATTGTCTGCTGCAGGGGGAACAGCCAAGTTGACTGCGTTGCCACCACTGCATCCTCCGAACCTCCCAGCATCTCACTTCCAGGGACCAATTCCCCAAAGCAGTCATGGGAGGGAGACGGTTTGGTCTTTCCCAGCCACCATCCCAGCTCCGCTCCCTGTGCTGAGCATCAGGAGACGATTGACGCTGCCAGCGTTGATCAAGACATAAAACCAGGCTGCTCGGAAACAGTAGAGGCCGGCAAAGAGGAAAGCACGCCCAGGGAGCTGGGTGATCAGTCCCAAACTGTGGAGAAGCAAGATGCCCAAGACGCTGAACGCACCCCAGCCGGACTTTCACTGGCGGCATCAGTAGACTCTCAGCCAGATGTTGGCACCTATtgccagcagagggcagcagGCGCAGATGGTGACACTCCCCTCCAGCCAGCGCCAAGGCAGTCTCCTGGGGCAACCGGTGAATCCTCTGGACCTGCCCACTGGGGCCTGGCTCCTGACTGTGGCAGGCAAGAGAGGGAAGGACTGGCTGCTGAGGAATCGAGCGGCAACGGCAGCCAAGCCCAGGGTGAGGCTGGAGCCAAGGCTGCGCTGGAAtctgagaagggagaggaggcatCCATCAGCGCTGGGCCTGGGGAAGCCACCTGCGTGCCAGAGAGTGCAAAGGACCTAGCTGGTGCCAAAGATCCAGCCGGAGAATCACCTGGCTTGGAAAGCCCGTCTGGCACAAGGGATCCAGCTGGTCCCCAAGACCAAGCTGGTACCATGGTGCTAGCTAGCGTCGAAGATCCACTTGGGGCCAGGGACAGAGCGGGCTCTCAAGATCTGTCCAGCACCACATGCCCAGTTGCTGTTTCGGAGCACTCCACTTCCAGTCTGAAACCTGGAGACCAATCGCTACTTGGTGCCAGGGACCCTGCCAGCACAGAAGACCTGGTTAGCCCTGCAGACCCAGTCCGTGCCACATCCACGCCAAGCGGGCCCTCTGGGACTGGCGGCATGGAGTGGACGGGAAATGCCACGGAGCATACGGAGGCCCTTCACCCTGCCACCGAGACCCCGATCGAGCGGGAGATCCGTCTCCACCAGGAACGGGAGGAGCACCTGCGTCGGCAAAGGGGCCTGGCTAGCCCCTGGGGCACTCAGGAGTATGTGGAGGTGCGCATCAGGCCTATCCTGAACCAGAACGTGGGGCCCCCCATGCTGCCCAAGGAGAAGGAGCGCCAGTGGGCCGGCGTTCAGATGCAGAGGGAGATCCAGCGGGAATGTCAACGTGAAGAGGACCTGGTTCAGCTGGGGAAGGTCAGGGGGGCCTATGACCGTGGCACCCCGCAAGAGATGCAGGAGAAGCTGATGATTTTTGAACAGCATCCCAGCCCGGAACCTCCGGCCCCCAGGAAGATGCTGTGCAGCAGCCCCAGAGGGGCGAGGGGGCTCTCTTTTGCGGAGGCCAACAGCACTGCCAACATGGTCATCGTGGACTCTGGTGCTCTGCTGCGAGCCCAACGGCCGCTGCCCGAGAGAACCCCTGCCTCGGCCAACCCCTTCTTCTGCTTGCGTGCCAAAAGCCCCCAGTCTCTGCTGGAGCAGGAGGTCCAAGAAGCTCAGGAACGAGAGCGGGAGCTGCAGAGGCAGAGGCACAACCTGTACGGCTCAGCGTTGCCCTGCCAAGCTGCGGAGGCCTCAGCTCAGGATGAGGAGGTCCCCAGCCAGCCAG AGAGACCTTCCTGCAAGAAGCTGGATGTCACCTGGCCTCCTCCAAGCCCTCCGGAGACCTCTCAGGTGAATGGCCTCCATCAG CCGGAGAGAAGCCCTCGAATCCTCCGCCGACAGAGGAGTGCCTTAATCCAGCGCTGGGAGTCGGGAGCTGTTGGCAACCAGGACAGTGAAGATTAG